Proteins encoded in a region of the Mucilaginibacter sabulilitoris genome:
- a CDS encoding RNA polymerase sigma factor, translated as MNIAEDRLMTIWEGCLKNDRKQQEQLYRLLAPRMLAVCMRYATDKDEAQDILQEGFIKMFRNMNNYRGDGSLEGWIRRIMVHCAISRYRKLKPMVLVEDFAAESSMPMSKSYNDNGLEAKDLMKLIQKLPKTYRSVFSMYAIEGYSHQEIGNSLGMTELLSRTTLYRARNVLKEMIAKLTSREQHCLAG; from the coding sequence ATGAATATCGCCGAAGACCGCTTGATGACCATTTGGGAAGGATGTTTGAAAAACGACCGCAAGCAACAGGAACAATTATACAGATTATTAGCCCCACGCATGCTGGCCGTGTGCATGCGTTACGCAACTGACAAAGACGAAGCGCAGGACATACTGCAGGAAGGCTTTATAAAAATGTTCAGAAACATGAACAATTATCGGGGCGATGGTAGCCTGGAGGGCTGGATACGCCGTATTATGGTACATTGCGCCATCTCCCGTTACCGCAAATTAAAACCAATGGTTTTGGTTGAGGATTTTGCCGCCGAAAGCAGCATGCCTATGAGTAAATCATATAACGATAACGGTTTGGAAGCAAAGGACCTGATGAAACTTATTCAAAAGCTGCCTAAAACTTACCGCTCTGTATTTAGCATGTACGCTATTGAAGGTTATTCGCACCAGGAAATAGGCAACTCATTAGGCATGACCGAGCTTTTATCGCGCACTACACTGTACCGTGCACGTAACGTACTAAAAGAAATGATAGCCAAGCTTACTTCCCGTGAGCAGCATTGCCTGGCAGGGTAA
- a CDS encoding phosphoribosyltransferase family protein — protein MSEKKLLILNQQQIQQKIDRIAYQILEDNFDEQEILIAGILPRGNHIAERIKAVLDNIAPFSSKLLTIELEKQSSTLQANINFDVRDCDNKVVILVDDVLNSGKTLAYGFGVFLDVPLKKLRTAVLIDRNHKSFPITTDFAGVALSTVIKEHVDVVFGEAGEEDAVYLR, from the coding sequence ATGTCTGAAAAGAAACTCCTGATATTAAACCAGCAGCAGATACAACAAAAAATTGACCGTATTGCTTACCAGATATTGGAAGATAATTTCGACGAGCAGGAAATTCTGATAGCAGGCATATTACCCCGCGGTAACCATATTGCCGAGAGGATCAAAGCAGTTTTAGATAATATTGCGCCTTTTTCCAGCAAGCTGTTAACCATCGAGCTTGAAAAACAAAGCAGTACTTTACAAGCCAATATTAATTTTGATGTAAGGGATTGTGACAATAAGGTAGTTATCCTGGTAGATGATGTGCTGAACAGTGGTAAAACCCTGGCCTATGGCTTTGGTGTTTTTCTGGATGTGCCGCTTAAAAAGCTACGTACCGCTGTACTGATTGACCGTAACCATAAAAGTTTTCCTATTACTACAGATTTTGCGGGAGTAGCCCTATCCACCGTGATAAAAGAGCACGTAGACGTTGTGTTCGGCGAAGCTGGCGAAGAAGACGCTGTTTATTTGAGGTAG
- a CDS encoding ABC transporter permease — protein sequence MIRYLIRKLFYGLAVMLGVVLVVFFLFNILPVDPARMTQGQRADVQSLQAVRKEFGLDKPLPVQFAYYLNDLSPVGIHLNTADEQQRYHYIKLFAVSNAKVVALKWPYLRRSYQTRKDVAGLLMGVIPNTLVLATTSMIFAIIIGVFLGVLSAIHKDSWIDKLAISFSTLGISAPSFFAGIIIAWIFGFELSKYTGLNMSGSLYSYDPFKGEVITIRNLILPMITLGLRPLAIIVQLTRNAMLDVLGQDYIRTARAKGLGSNTIIYRHALKNALNPVITAIANWFASLLAGSFFVEYIFGYNGLGKATVDALELSDFPVVMGSILFIAFIFVVISILIDIIYVWIDPRVKLS from the coding sequence ATGATCCGCTACCTCATCCGCAAATTATTTTACGGACTGGCGGTAATGCTGGGTGTTGTGCTGGTGGTTTTTTTCCTGTTCAATATTTTACCTGTTGACCCTGCCCGTATGACCCAGGGCCAGCGTGCTGATGTGCAATCATTGCAGGCCGTACGTAAGGAGTTTGGATTGGACAAGCCGCTTCCCGTGCAATTTGCCTATTATCTTAATGATCTTTCGCCAGTAGGTATCCATTTAAATACTGCCGATGAACAGCAGCGATATCATTATATAAAGCTGTTTGCTGTAAGTAATGCCAAAGTTGTAGCATTAAAATGGCCGTACCTACGCCGCTCGTACCAAACAAGAAAAGATGTGGCAGGCCTGCTTATGGGCGTTATCCCCAATACATTGGTTCTCGCTACTACATCCATGATATTTGCCATTATAATAGGTGTGTTTTTGGGCGTATTGAGCGCCATACATAAAGATAGCTGGATAGATAAGCTAGCCATCAGCTTTTCAACACTGGGCATATCGGCGCCATCATTTTTCGCGGGGATTATTATTGCATGGATATTCGGTTTTGAATTAAGCAAATACACCGGGCTCAATATGTCGGGCAGCTTATATAGTTATGACCCATTTAAAGGCGAAGTGATCACGATCAGGAATTTAATACTGCCTATGATCACTTTGGGGTTACGGCCGCTGGCTATTATTGTACAGCTCACCCGCAATGCCATGCTTGATGTTCTGGGGCAGGATTATATACGCACCGCCAGGGCAAAGGGTCTGGGTAGCAACACCATTATTTACCGGCACGCGCTAAAAAATGCTTTGAATCCCGTTATCACTGCCATTGCCAACTGGTTTGCATCATTATTGGCCGGGTCATTTTTTGTAGAATATATTTTTGGGTATAACGGCCTGGGCAAGGCAACGGTTGACGCGCTGGAACTGTCGGACTTTCCGGTGGTGATGGGCTCTATCCTTTTCATCGCTTTTATTTTTGTGGTGATCAGTATTTTGATCGATATTATTTATGTTTGGATTGATCCGCGGGTAAAATTAAGCTGA
- a CDS encoding nuclear transport factor 2 family protein, protein MKNLLLIIFVLLLSVRAFAQQTDRDAIKQTVNTMFDAMRKSDSAMPRSTFAKGIVFQTVANEKDGSVVLETDNPDEFIKAVGTPHNGVWDELISITDIKIDGELASVWAPYKFYLDDKFSHCGVDVFQLMKTGGGWKIIYVVDTRRKDNCPK, encoded by the coding sequence ATGAAAAATTTACTCCTTATCATTTTTGTTTTATTGTTGTCAGTCCGGGCGTTTGCACAACAAACCGACAGGGATGCCATAAAGCAAACAGTCAATACCATGTTTGATGCCATGCGCAAGTCCGACAGTGCCATGCCGCGTTCTACCTTTGCAAAGGGCATCGTTTTTCAGACGGTGGCTAATGAGAAAGACGGGTCGGTAGTTTTGGAAACCGATAACCCTGATGAGTTTATAAAAGCAGTGGGTACCCCTCACAACGGTGTGTGGGACGAGCTTATATCCATTACCGATATTAAAATTGACGGCGAACTTGCCAGCGTTTGGGCACCATATAAATTTTATTTAGACGATAAATTCAGTCACTGTGGCGTTGATGTTTTTCAGTTAATGAAAACCGGCGGCGGATGGAAGATTATTTATGTTGTAGATACCCGCCGGAAAGACAATTGCCCGAAGTAA
- a CDS encoding NUDIX hydrolase translates to MDLTWKLLSSTYIHKGPWATLRTDRCEMPDGRIVEDYYVLEYSNWVNAVAITEDNKVLMVKQYRHAAGIISLEIPGGVIDGDESPIEGLRRELLEETGYRFDDFELLCTVYGNPSTANNQTFTYLAKGGKKVQEQSLDDHEELIVEEYTIPEVKQLLLENKVVQAMHCAGLFYGMVKLGVM, encoded by the coding sequence ATGGATCTTACCTGGAAATTACTTTCATCCACCTATATACATAAAGGCCCCTGGGCCACCCTCCGTACCGACCGCTGTGAAATGCCTGATGGGCGTATTGTAGAAGATTATTACGTATTAGAGTACAGCAATTGGGTTAACGCCGTTGCCATCACCGAAGACAACAAAGTGCTGATGGTAAAGCAATACCGCCATGCCGCGGGCATTATATCGTTAGAAATCCCCGGCGGAGTTATAGATGGCGACGAGTCGCCTATTGAAGGCCTGCGCCGTGAACTGCTGGAAGAAACCGGCTACCGGTTTGATGATTTTGAACTGCTTTGCACTGTTTACGGCAACCCCTCAACTGCTAATAACCAAACTTTTACTTACCTGGCCAAAGGCGGCAAAAAAGTACAGGAGCAATCACTTGACGACCATGAAGAGCTGATAGTAGAGGAATATACCATTCCCGAGGTAAAACAACTGCTGCTGGAAAATAAAGTAGTACAGGCCATGCACTGCGCCGGCCTATTTTATGGTATGGTGAAGCTGGGGGTGATGTAA
- a CDS encoding type II toxin-antitoxin system RelE/ParE family toxin, with the protein MPENVLFSILYTKRSDADAITIKNYLLYKFTQKEVDKFYNLLRIFENVVAVFPELYPQSSKGKNIHRAVLSKQLSVFYKISGDKIYVLAILDNHMDYTKWP; encoded by the coding sequence ATGCCTGAAAACGTTTTATTTAGCATTCTTTATACTAAACGTTCGGATGCAGACGCCATAACTATAAAAAACTACCTTCTTTATAAGTTTACACAAAAAGAGGTTGATAAATTTTATAATCTATTGCGAATTTTCGAAAACGTAGTAGCGGTGTTTCCAGAGCTTTATCCGCAAAGCTCTAAAGGTAAAAATATTCACAGAGCGGTTTTAAGTAAACAACTATCAGTCTTCTATAAGATCAGCGGTGATAAAATTTATGTATTAGCCATATTAGATAATCATATGGATTACACTAAATGGCCGTAA
- a CDS encoding TPM domain-containing protein, which produces MAVFNEEEQQRIQKAIEEAEKRSSGEIRVCIEKKCSEDVLDRAAKYFYQLNMHKTKLRHGVLIYVATVDRKFAIIGDAGINKVVPDNFWDNTKEDMLKHFKYGDIVEGIVTGLKIAGEQLQKYFPHSQDNDNELSDDIAFMDGD; this is translated from the coding sequence ATGGCAGTATTTAACGAAGAAGAACAGCAGCGCATTCAGAAAGCCATTGAGGAAGCTGAGAAACGGAGCTCAGGCGAGATCAGGGTATGTATTGAAAAAAAATGCAGCGAGGATGTGCTTGACCGGGCGGCCAAATATTTTTATCAACTTAACATGCACAAAACCAAACTGCGTCATGGCGTGCTTATTTATGTAGCCACTGTCGACAGGAAATTTGCCATTATTGGTGATGCGGGTATCAATAAAGTGGTGCCGGATAATTTTTGGGATAACACCAAGGAAGATATGCTGAAACATTTTAAGTATGGCGATATTGTGGAGGGAATTGTTACTGGCTTAAAAATTGCCGGCGAACAATTGCAAAAGTATTTTCCTCATTCGCAGGATAACGACAACGAATTATCCGATGACATCGCCTTTATGGACGGTGATTAA
- a CDS encoding BT_3928 family protein, producing the protein MKNSLIWFCRITVGLLFIFSGLIKANDPLGFSYKLEEYFEVFHIMFLNGFALSIAILLCALEMLLGFALLIGVRAIKVAWGLLLLIIFFGFLTFYSAFFKVVQTCGCFGDAIPLTPWQSFSKDMILLVLVLVLFVNRTKIKPLFKPKAGDKWLIGAAIVSIGFGIYTYNFMPIIDFLPYKVGANILDEMKIPAGAPLDVFEVTYNLKNKKTGETKVMNDKEYLKTNIWKDANWEVVGNPESVLVKKGFEPKIRDLSIQDGQGNDYTKELLSSPFYSLVIVAYDLDKTNSEAMNRLNALAINATENYNIRTILLTSNSAQSSNDFAKTHKLVTEIFYADGVPLKSMVRANPGVLLIKNGTIINKWHYHSVPTYDQLVKTYFQKQ; encoded by the coding sequence ATGAAGAACAGCCTCATTTGGTTTTGCAGAATAACGGTTGGCCTGCTGTTTATTTTTTCGGGCCTGATTAAGGCTAATGACCCCCTGGGTTTCTCTTATAAACTGGAAGAATATTTTGAGGTTTTCCATATCATGTTCTTGAACGGCTTTGCCTTAAGCATAGCTATATTACTGTGCGCGCTCGAAATGCTTTTGGGTTTTGCCTTGCTGATAGGCGTACGTGCCATAAAAGTAGCCTGGGGCCTATTGCTGCTTATCATCTTTTTTGGCTTTTTAACTTTTTACTCGGCCTTTTTTAAAGTGGTGCAAACCTGCGGCTGCTTTGGCGATGCTATTCCGCTTACGCCGTGGCAATCATTCAGTAAGGACATGATTTTACTGGTGCTCGTATTGGTATTATTTGTTAACCGCACCAAAATAAAACCACTGTTTAAACCTAAAGCCGGCGATAAATGGCTTATAGGTGCTGCTATAGTATCAATCGGATTTGGAATTTACACCTATAACTTTATGCCCATTATTGATTTTTTGCCTTACAAGGTAGGAGCCAATATCCTGGACGAAATGAAAATACCTGCCGGTGCACCGCTGGATGTTTTTGAAGTTACCTACAATCTCAAGAACAAAAAAACGGGCGAAACCAAGGTAATGAACGATAAGGAATACCTTAAAACAAACATCTGGAAAGATGCTAACTGGGAGGTTGTGGGCAACCCGGAAAGCGTGCTTGTTAAAAAAGGTTTTGAACCTAAAATACGCGACCTGTCGATACAGGATGGGCAAGGGAATGATTATACTAAAGAGTTGCTCTCCAGTCCGTTTTACAGCCTGGTTATTGTAGCTTATGATCTTGATAAGACTAATAGCGAAGCCATGAACCGCTTAAACGCGCTGGCTATAAACGCTACCGAAAATTATAATATACGCACCATATTGCTTACTTCCAATTCGGCGCAAAGCTCAAATGATTTCGCCAAAACACATAAACTGGTTACGGAAATTTTTTATGCAGATGGCGTTCCACTGAAAAGCATGGTACGGGCCAACCCAGGTGTTTTGCTCATTAAAAACGGCACCATAATTAATAAATGGCATTACCATTCGGTGCCTACTTATGATCAACTGGTAAAAACCTATTTCCAAAAGCAATAA
- a CDS encoding TPM domain-containing protein produces MFKKIILFFSLLLCAFVVFAQDFPERSTTLVTDYTHTLSADDKQKLENKLVAFNDSTSTQIAVVMLKSVGNYDINEYGAALGRKWGIGQKGKNNGILILVALGDRKLTIQTGYGAEGALPDIITQQIRVNDINPRFKQGDYYGGLNAGIDQIIKYTKGEYKADKKPQRKGDSPGGSILIVFIIIVVIVIIVFRNRGGGGGRQIIGSRGGASPFWWFLAGNMLGRGSGGGGWGGFSGGGRDSGGDSGGGFGGFGGGDFGGGGSGGSW; encoded by the coding sequence ATGTTCAAAAAAATAATATTGTTCTTTAGCCTGCTGCTATGCGCCTTTGTGGTGTTTGCACAGGATTTTCCGGAACGCTCAACCACGCTGGTTACCGACTATACCCATACGCTATCGGCAGATGATAAGCAAAAGCTGGAAAATAAACTGGTTGCCTTTAATGATTCTACGTCAACCCAAATAGCGGTGGTAATGCTCAAATCGGTAGGCAACTATGACATTAATGAGTATGGCGCTGCGCTGGGCCGCAAATGGGGCATAGGGCAAAAAGGAAAAAACAACGGTATACTGATATTAGTTGCCCTTGGCGACCGTAAACTTACCATACAAACCGGTTATGGCGCCGAAGGCGCCCTGCCTGATATTATTACCCAGCAAATAAGGGTGAATGATATTAACCCGCGTTTTAAACAGGGCGATTACTACGGCGGCCTCAACGCCGGTATCGATCAGATTATTAAATATACCAAAGGTGAGTACAAGGCCGATAAAAAGCCACAGCGAAAAGGCGACAGCCCGGGCGGCAGCATCCTGATCGTATTCATTATTATCGTAGTGATCGTCATCATCGTTTTCCGCAACCGTGGAGGTGGCGGCGGTCGCCAGATTATTGGCAGCCGTGGTGGCGCCAGTCCGTTCTGGTGGTTTTTAGCCGGCAACATGCTTGGTCGGGGCAGTGGCGGAGGCGGCTGGGGCGGCTTTAGCGGTGGCGGCAGAGACAGTGGTGGTGATAGCGGCGGGGGCTTCGGCGGTTTTGGCGGAGGCGACTTTGGCGGTGGCGGCTCCGGCGGCAGCTGGTAA
- the folP gene encoding dihydropteroate synthase — protein MAKDTFFHKKVTLNAGGKLIDLSSPKVMGIINLTPDSFYAGSRKPAVDEALQQAGKMLDEGATFLDIGAYSSRPGATDISIAEETDRLLPVVEAVVTTFPNAVLSVDTFRAQVAEAAVKAGAYIINDISGGQLDADMFATIARLQVPYILMHMKGNPQNMNQLAQYDDVFTEVLDYFVCKYQQLKQLGIHDVIIDPGFGFAKKPEHSYALMNRLQEFDIFGLPMLAGVSRKRMIYGLLGTTAAEALNGTTVLNTISLMKGAHILRVHDVKEAVEAVKIYETVVNSGKTF, from the coding sequence TTGGCTAAAGATACATTTTTTCATAAAAAAGTTACCCTAAACGCAGGCGGTAAACTTATTGATTTATCGTCCCCGAAAGTTATGGGGATCATTAATCTTACCCCCGACTCTTTTTATGCGGGTAGCCGCAAGCCTGCTGTTGACGAAGCCCTGCAGCAAGCCGGGAAAATGCTGGATGAAGGCGCCACTTTTTTAGATATCGGCGCTTATTCATCGCGCCCGGGCGCAACGGATATTTCCATTGCCGAAGAAACTGATCGGTTACTTCCTGTTGTAGAGGCTGTTGTGACGACGTTTCCTAATGCGGTGCTTTCTGTTGATACTTTCAGGGCGCAGGTTGCGGAAGCCGCGGTTAAGGCCGGGGCGTATATTATTAATGATATATCGGGCGGGCAACTGGATGCGGATATGTTTGCAACTATAGCCCGTTTGCAGGTGCCGTATATTTTAATGCATATGAAAGGTAATCCGCAGAATATGAACCAATTGGCGCAATATGACGATGTTTTTACCGAGGTGCTTGATTATTTTGTGTGTAAATATCAGCAGCTTAAGCAGTTGGGTATTCATGATGTGATCATTGACCCCGGCTTTGGTTTTGCCAAGAAACCCGAACATAGCTATGCTCTCATGAACCGACTGCAGGAGTTTGATATATTCGGTTTGCCCATGCTGGCCGGTGTATCCCGCAAAAGAATGATCTACGGTTTGTTGGGCACTACCGCTGCCGAAGCCCTTAATGGTACCACCGTGCTGAACACCATTAGCCTGATGAAAGGCGCTCATATTTTAAGGGTTCATGATGTAAAGGAAGCTGTGGAGGCCGTAAAGATTTACGAAACGGTGGTAAACTCAGGCAAAACTTTTTAA
- a CDS encoding DUF1599 domain-containing protein — protein sequence MKKTRDYGTAWRILRPQSITDQIFIKAQRIRTLEEKKISKVGEDITGEYIGIVNYCVIAMMQLECSADTPAELAPDHVEGLFDEKVKETKDLMFAKNHDYGEAWRDMRISSLTDLILMKLLRVKQIEDNQGLTEASEGVKANYQDMLNYSVFALIKLGVQ from the coding sequence ATGAAAAAGACCCGCGATTATGGAACCGCCTGGCGTATATTACGTCCGCAATCTATTACAGATCAGATATTTATTAAAGCTCAGCGCATACGCACCCTCGAAGAAAAAAAGATATCAAAAGTAGGCGAAGACATCACCGGAGAATATATTGGGATAGTAAACTACTGCGTAATAGCCATGATGCAGCTGGAATGCAGCGCCGATACCCCTGCCGAACTTGCACCCGATCATGTAGAAGGGCTATTTGATGAAAAGGTAAAGGAAACTAAGGACCTCATGTTTGCCAAAAACCATGACTACGGCGAAGCCTGGCGCGACATGCGTATCAGCTCATTAACCGATCTGATATTGATGAAACTACTGCGTGTTAAGCAAATTGAAGACAACCAGGGCCTTACCGAAGCATCGGAAGGGGTAAAGGCCAATTATCAGGACATGCTGAATTATTCGGTATTTGCCTTAATTAAACTTGGAGTACAATAA
- a CDS encoding LemA family protein — MKKLLSVILIITAAMSLSSCSYNSMVKMDENVKTKWAAVQSQYQRRSDLIPNLVNTVKGAANFEKSTLTAVVEARAKATAVQVDPTKLTPESIKAFQAAQGELSSALGRLLVVTENYPNLKTNENFLGLQAQIEGTENRIQVARQDFNTSVQEFNTKIRSFPANITAKMFGFSEKGYFTAEPGSDKAPKVQF; from the coding sequence ATGAAAAAGCTACTCTCAGTAATACTCATTATAACCGCGGCTATGTCATTAAGCTCATGCAGTTATAACAGCATGGTTAAAATGGACGAGAACGTAAAAACCAAGTGGGCCGCCGTGCAGAGCCAGTACCAACGCCGCAGCGATTTGATACCTAACCTCGTTAATACCGTTAAAGGTGCCGCTAATTTTGAAAAGAGCACCCTAACCGCCGTTGTTGAAGCACGTGCCAAGGCAACAGCCGTTCAAGTTGACCCGACCAAGCTAACACCTGAATCTATCAAGGCCTTCCAGGCAGCACAGGGCGAGTTAAGTTCGGCATTGGGCAGGTTGCTGGTTGTTACCGAAAACTATCCTAACTTAAAAACCAACGAAAACTTCCTGGGTTTACAGGCTCAGATTGAAGGTACAGAAAACCGCATACAGGTGGCCCGTCAGGATTTTAATACTTCTGTTCAGGAATTTAATACCAAAATTCGTTCATTCCCGGCCAATATAACAGCAAAAATGTTCGGCTTTAGCGAAAAAGGATACTTCACCGCCGAGCCCGGATCTGATAAAGCACCCAAAGTTCAGTTTTAA
- a CDS encoding NAD(P)/FAD-dependent oxidoreductase — MIKETEIVCPPGQQEDEAVITRLAAASLNIQPKNISAVKVIKRSIDARGRKVLYRMQVQVFLNQVYEPEIYAINYPDVQFGRPVIIVGAGPAGLFAALQCIKLGLKPVIIERGKDVKQRRRDLANINKQGLVNPESNYCFGEGGAGTYSDGKLYTRSTKRGDVNEVLKMFVAHGADGNILIDARPHIGTNKLPQIITAMRETILNAGGEVLFDTKVTALLVEFGKIKGVKLSTGEKLTSDAVILATGHSARDVFEMLHHQNILIEAKPFALGVRIEHPQEIIDRAQYHCEYRGPDLPPSYYNLVEQVDGRGVFSFCMCPGGIIAPCATEANEIVVNGWSPSKRNNPFANSGTVVQINMEDVPGDENDPFLMLRFQQQAEHAAFLAGGGNLVAPGQRMVDFVEGRLSNNLPVNSYLPGTKSIELKEVLPLWIHRRLQSALPVFGKKMKGYYTNEALLVGVESRTSSPVKVPRDKETLQHPQVQGLFPCGEGAGYAGGIISAAIDGINCASATLKILS, encoded by the coding sequence ATGATAAAAGAAACAGAAATAGTATGCCCTCCAGGGCAGCAGGAAGACGAAGCAGTCATAACACGTCTGGCGGCGGCTTCTTTAAATATTCAACCCAAAAACATTTCGGCAGTAAAAGTAATCAAGCGGTCTATTGATGCCCGCGGGCGCAAAGTTTTGTACCGCATGCAGGTGCAGGTATTTTTAAACCAGGTTTATGAGCCCGAAATATATGCCATTAATTATCCCGATGTGCAGTTTGGCCGCCCTGTTATTATAGTAGGTGCCGGTCCGGCGGGTTTGTTTGCGGCATTGCAGTGCATTAAGCTGGGGTTAAAACCGGTTATTATTGAGCGGGGTAAGGATGTTAAACAGCGCCGCCGCGATCTGGCCAATATTAATAAACAGGGGCTGGTAAATCCCGAATCGAACTATTGCTTTGGCGAGGGCGGTGCCGGTACGTATTCCGACGGTAAATTGTACACCCGCTCAACCAAACGCGGCGATGTTAACGAGGTGTTGAAAATGTTTGTTGCGCATGGTGCCGATGGAAATATACTGATTGATGCCCGGCCGCACATTGGCACCAATAAACTACCGCAGATTATTACCGCCATGCGCGAAACCATACTGAATGCAGGTGGCGAGGTACTTTTTGATACTAAAGTGACGGCCCTGCTGGTAGAGTTTGGTAAAATAAAAGGAGTGAAACTATCTACCGGTGAAAAATTAACATCAGACGCTGTGATCCTGGCAACGGGGCATTCGGCACGGGATGTTTTTGAAATGCTGCATCACCAAAACATATTGATAGAAGCCAAACCTTTTGCCTTGGGGGTACGGATAGAGCATCCGCAGGAAATTATTGACAGGGCCCAGTACCATTGCGAATACCGCGGCCCTGATTTGCCCCCCTCATACTACAACCTGGTTGAACAGGTAGATGGCCGGGGCGTATTTTCTTTTTGCATGTGCCCGGGTGGTATTATTGCCCCCTGCGCTACCGAAGCCAACGAAATTGTGGTGAATGGCTGGAGTCCTTCAAAACGGAATAATCCTTTCGCCAACTCGGGTACGGTGGTACAAATAAATATGGAGGATGTACCTGGGGATGAAAATGACCCTTTCCTGATGCTGCGTTTTCAGCAGCAGGCAGAACATGCCGCGTTTTTGGCCGGTGGTGGTAACCTGGTTGCGCCCGGCCAGCGTATGGTTGATTTTGTAGAGGGGCGTTTATCAAATAATTTGCCCGTAAACTCTTATTTGCCTGGTACCAAAAGCATTGAGTTAAAAGAAGTGTTACCTTTATGGATACATAGACGCTTGCAAAGCGCATTACCCGTATTTGGTAAAAAAATGAAAGGCTATTATACAAATGAGGCCTTATTGGTGGGTGTTGAGTCGCGCACCTCATCGCCGGTAAAAGTGCCAAGGGATAAGGAAACCTTACAGCATCCGCAGGTGCAGGGATTATTTCCGTGTGGCGAGGGTGCAGGGTACGCAGGTGGCATTATTTCTGCTGCTATAGATGGTATTAATTGTGCATCGGCAACTTTAAAAATATTATCATGA
- a CDS encoding shikimate kinase — protein sequence MKYFLVGFMGCGKTTWSRKLAAKLGYEFIDLDHVLEAKAGMSIAEYFSSFGEDAFRKLESDVLKQTEYPENVVVSTGGGLPCFFDHMGWMNANGKTLYIKLSPKTLADRLENSKTVRPVLQGKKGDELVEFITGKLAERESYYLQASNIVEGIDMSVEKLEEALGITAI from the coding sequence ATGAAGTATTTTTTAGTCGGTTTTATGGGCTGTGGTAAAACCACCTGGAGCCGCAAACTGGCTGCCAAATTAGGTTACGAATTTATTGACCTTGACCATGTGCTTGAGGCCAAGGCGGGCATGAGTATTGCCGAATATTTTTCGAGTTTTGGAGAAGACGCGTTCCGCAAACTGGAATCGGATGTATTGAAACAGACCGAATACCCGGAAAACGTGGTAGTATCAACCGGCGGTGGCCTACCCTGCTTTTTTGATCACATGGGATGGATGAACGCAAACGGCAAAACCTTGTACATTAAGTTATCACCCAAAACCCTGGCCGACCGATTGGAAAACAGTAAAACCGTACGCCCGGTACTGCAAGGCAAAAAAGGTGATGAGCTGGTTGAATTTATTACCGGTAAATTGGCCGAGCGCGAAAGTTATTATTTACAGGCCAGCAATATTGTTGAAGGCATTGATATGTCTGTTGAGAAACTGGAGGAGGCTTTGGGGATTACGGCCATTTAG